ATTAAAATCCATATGTGGTGAAAAAATGCTTTGTAGAAGAGATTTCGTAAAGCTCACGGCATTAATTCCTTTCATTAACCCAGTTAAAGCGGAGCCAAATGCGTCAGAAGGTTTTATTTATGAGACCAAAGATCTAAATTTCGATATCAGTGGAGTTAGTGATGTTTCTGACGCGTTTAATGGTTTATTTAAGGGTGGAAACAAAACCATTAAGATCTCCGGGCCCGCTGTTTACTTGATTTCGAAGACGATATACCTTGAGTCTGGTTTGAGTGGGCTTTATGTGTATTGTGATGATGGTGTTGTCTTTAAACTTGCCGACAACAGTAATTGCATCATGATTAAAACTAAGAAAGGCAACCACTCTACCATTAAATGGTTTGGTGGAGTATTGGATGGTAACTCTCAAGGGCAGGCGCCTGAACGATTCGGGCCACGGAACACTGCGGTAGATTTTAGTAAAGGAATGGTCTTTTACAAGGTTGATGACCTAGAAGTTGCGAACGTATTAGTTAAAGAGGTTAGGGGGCACTCCATAAATCATTGGAATTGTAATGTTGTTAGAATTCATGATGTTGTTATAGATGCATATATCTCTATGCTTAATCCGAAGGGGGGGATGAGGGGTGATGGTATAACTGGTTCGTCCAATCATATCTACAT
The window above is part of the Pseudomonas sp. B21-048 genome. Proteins encoded here:
- a CDS encoding glycoside hydrolase family 28 protein; translated protein: MLCRRDFVKLTALIPFINPVKAEPNASEGFIYETKDLNFDISGVSDVSDAFNGLFKGGNKTIKISGPAVYLISKTIYLESGLSGLYVYCDDGVVFKLADNSNCIMIKTKKGNHSTIKWFGGVLDGNSQGQAPERFGPRNTAVDFSKGMVFYKVDDLEVANVLVKEVRGHSINHWNCNVVRIHDVVIDAYISMLNPKGGMRGDGITGSSNHIYIWNITGYSNDDMVAIEAGVPWAGNGSYKQSVKTAMISNVICRSKFCTQCTSICYTWRGVAIYSLSNDHNIHFVSIDNVQGVFAEAGVAIRYYAEKNQSPSFVDVCIIKNAKIKPAFKQSKLIHINDTLVRELFIEENVSSNRSHPQITSENSKIDRLYLNGIESNSQAHFKKPAIIKN